One genomic window of Arachis hypogaea cultivar Tifrunner chromosome 8, arahy.Tifrunner.gnm2.J5K5, whole genome shotgun sequence includes the following:
- the LOC112707617 gene encoding aspartyl protease AED3, with the protein MKLSLTPLLLSLFLLLISSLSQLQGLTPKCDDDDNNHHTSTLKVFHIFSPCSPFKPQTPISWEQTILQLQAKDQKRMEYLSSLVATRSVVPIASGRQITQSPTYIVRAKIGTPKQTLLMAMDTSNDVAWVPCSGCLGCSSSTAFAPSKSTTFRGVRCGASQCKQVPNPKCGGSACTFNLTYGSSSVAASLVQDTVTLATDPIPAYTFGCIRKATGSSVPPQGLLGLGRGPLSLLSQTQKLYQSTFSYCLPSFKALNFSGSLRLGPVAQPKRIKFTPLLRNPRRSSLYYVNLVAIRVGRRIVDIPPPALAFNPTTGAGTIFDSGTVFTRLVEPAYIAVRNEFRRRVGRKIAVTTLGGFDTCYTVPIVAPTITFMFSGMNVTLPTDNILIHSTAGGITCLAMAAAPDNVNSVLNVIANMQQQNHRVLFDVPNSRLGVAREPCT; encoded by the exons ATGAAACTCTCACTCACCCCATTACTCCTCTCTTTATTCCTTCTCTTGATTTCATCGCTATCCCAACTGCAAGGACTCACCCCAAAATGTGACGACGACGATAACAACCACCACACCTCAACCCTCAAAGTGTTCCACATATTCAGTCCATGTTCACCGTTTAAACCACAAACCCCAATCTCATGGGAACAAACCATCCTCCAGCTTCAGGCCAAAGACCAAAAGAGGATGGAGTACCTTTCCAGCCTTGTCGCGACGCGGTCGGTGGTGCCGATCGCCTCCGGACGGCAGATCACACAGAGCCCGACCTACATTGTCCGGGCGAAAATCGGTACGCCCAAACAGACGCTGCTCATGGCTATGGACACTAGCAATGATGTTGCTTGGGTGCCTTGTAGTGGTTGTCTTGGTTGTTCTTCTTCAACGGCTTTTGCTCCTTCCAAGTCAACAACTTTTAGGGGCGTTCGTTGTGGTGCTTCTCAGTGTAAACAG GTACCCAACCCCAAATGCGGTGGAAGCGCGTGTACATTCAACTTAACCTACGGCAGTTCCAGCGTGGCAGCAAGCTTGGTCCAAGACACAGTGACACTAGCCACTGACCCAATTCCAGCCTACACCTTTGGGTGCATCCGGAAGGCCACAGGGAGCTCAGTACCACCGCAGGGCTTATTGGGATTGGGCCGAGGCCCATTATCACTTTTGTCACAGACCCAAAAGTTGTACCAATCCACATTCTCTTATTGTTTGCCCAGTTTCAAAGCCCTAAATTTCTCTGGGTCTTTGAGACTTGGTCCTGTAGCACAACCTAAGAGGATCAAATTTACACCACTGCTCAGAAACCCAAGAAGGTCATCACTTTACTATGTCAACTTGGTTGCTATTAGGGTTGGCCGGAGAATTGTTGATATCCCGCCGCCGGCATTGGCGTTCAACCCAACCACTGGTGCCGGCACCATCTTCGATTCTG GGACGGTATTTACCCGGCTAGTTGAACCAGCATACATTGCAGTCCGAAACGAGTTCCGTCGAAGAGTTGGTCGGAAAATAGCAGTGACAACACTAGGAGGGTTTGATACATGCTATACGGTTCCAATAGTTGCACCCACAATAACATTCATGTTCTCTGGCATGAACGTTACGCTCCCTACGGACAACATTCTCATACATAGCACCGCCGGCGGCATCACGTGCTTGGCCATGGCCGCCGCGCCGGACAACGTGAACTCGGTCCTCAATGTCATAGCCAACATGCAGCAACAGAACCACCGTGTGCTCTTTGATgtgcccaactcaaggcttggcGTTGCTCGTGAGCCTTGCACCTAA
- the LOC112707618 gene encoding benzyl alcohol O-benzoyltransferase, protein MAMAVPSSSESLVFTVRRGKEELVAPAKPTPREVKLLSDIDDQEGLRFQIPVIQFYRSDPSMEGKDPALIIRKAVAEALVFYYPFAGRLREGPARKLMVDCTGEGVLFVEADADVTLAQFGDALQPPFPCWEELLYDVPGSAQVLNTPLILIQVTRLKCGGFIFALRLNHTMSDAAGLVQFMNAVAEIARGAREPSVQPVWRRDLLNARVQPRITCNHREYEQVPDTKGTIIPLDDMAHRSFFFGPSEFSAIRRLLPPHQQRCSDFEILTACLWRWRTIALQPDNEEEVRIICIVNARAKFNPPLPTGYYGNAFAFPVAVTSAGKLRENPLGYAVELVRKAKADVTEEYMHSIADLMVLKGRPHFTVVRSYLVSDVTRAGFGEVDFGWGKAAYGGPAKGGVGAIPGVASFYIPFTNAKGERGLVIPICLPSEAMDRFVQELESILNNSHRVTVTSASRFISSSL, encoded by the exons ATGGCCATGGCGGTCCCATCATCATCGGAATCCCTTGTGTTTACCGTGCGGAGGGGTAAGGAGGAGCTTGTGGCTCCGGCGAAACCCACGCCTCGCGAAGTGAAACTACTCTCAGACATAGACGACCAAGAAGGGCTGCGTTTTCAAATTCCAGTGATACAATTTTATCGCAGTGATCCATCGATGGAAGGGAAAGACCCTGCCCTCATCATTAGAAAGGCTGTGGCCGAAGCACTTGTGTTTTATTACCCTTTTGCTGGTAGGCTTAGGGAAGGGCCTGCTCGGAAACTAATGGTGGACTGCACCGGCGAGGGTGTTCTCTTTGTTGAGGCCGACGCTGACGTCACGCTTGCCCAATTCGGGGATGCTCTTCAGCCTCCATTTCCATGTTGGGAGGAGCTCCTTTATGATGTTCCGGGCTCTGCACAAGTTCTCAACACTCCCTTGATCCTTATTCAG GTAACACGGCTGAAGTGTGGTGGATTCATTTTTGCATTGAGGCTAAACCACACCATGAGTGATGCAGCGGGACTAGTCCAGTTCATGAATGCAGTGGCCGAAATTGCACGTGGGGCACGTGAGCCTTCGGTGCAACCTGTGTGGCGGAGAGACCTCTTGAACGCAAGAGTACAGCCAAGAATTACATGCAACCATCGAGAGTATGAGCAAGTCCCCGACACCAAGGGAACCATAATCCCGTTGGACGACATGGCCCACCGTTCCTTCTTCTTCGGTCCCAGCGAGTTCTCCGCCATCCGCCGCCTCCTCCCTCCCCATCAACAGCGCTGCTCCGACTTTGAGATACTTACAGCTTGCTTATGGCGGTGGCGCACGATCGCCCTACAGCCGGACAACGAAGAAGAGGTTCGCATAATCTGTATCGTGAATGCACGCGCCAAGTTCAACCCTCCGTTACCTACTGGTTACTACGGTAACGCCTTTGCATTCCCTGTGGCTGTGACGAGTGCGGGCAAGTTGCGAGAGAACCCGCTGGGATATGCCGTTGAGCTGGTGAGGAAGGCGAAGGCGGATGTGACGGAGGAGTACATGCACTCAATAGCGGATTTGATGGTGTTGAAGGGGCGGCCACATTTTACTGTTGTGAGGTCGTACTTGGTGTCGGATGTCACCCGAGCTGGGTTCGGAGAGGTGGACTTTGGGTGGGGGAAGGCTGCTTATGGTGGGCCCGCCAAAGGGGGTGTTGGAGCCATTCCTGGTGTGGCCAGCTTTTACATTCCCTTTACCAATGCCAAGGGAGAGCGAGGTTTGGTCATACCTATCTGTTTACCATCGGAAGCCATGGATCGATTTGTTCAAGAGTTGGAAAGCATCCTTAACAACTCTCACCGTGTTACTGTAACCTCTGCCTCTCGTTTTATATCTTCTTCCTTATAG